A single Thermoplasmatales archaeon DNA region contains:
- a CDS encoding CoA transferase produces the protein MTFTVRVIEVGHIVAGPTAGLILADLGHEVIKIENPDGGDIARKLEGSSKGAFPTFNRNKKSVAIDLKMPEGKEAFKDIVRTSDILIDNLSNGTMDSLGLGFKDLKKIRHNLIYVSIHGYGPGPLQNRKSLDYPIEVHSGMAFMNGLKNRPLRVGASVVDISSALFGVVGALDALSKRGGSDEAKKIEIGLFETAMFLVGQHIVTEEMLGKELDPINESGFAWGIYDFFNTKDGKKIFIAVTTDNQWKKFCLSFNMGFCAERIYEHNDGRYLNRDTLIPRIAENIKRLNSSDVIEVLEKNNIVFSMLKKPWELLEDDQAKDKFVRVDYDGKILRVPATPVYGNEYTGMVPDLGADTDAVLKSLGYSQEKIDHLRKISTLL, from the coding sequence GTGACATTTACGGTAAGAGTAATTGAAGTTGGTCACATTGTAGCTGGACCAACTGCAGGCCTAATTCTTGCAGATCTTGGGCACGAGGTAATAAAAATAGAAAACCCTGACGGTGGAGACATAGCTCGAAAGTTAGAAGGATCAAGTAAGGGTGCTTTTCCAACGTTCAATAGGAACAAAAAAAGTGTGGCTATAGATCTGAAGATGCCTGAGGGAAAGGAGGCGTTCAAGGATATCGTTAGGACTTCGGATATCTTGATAGACAACCTTAGCAACGGTACCATGGATTCTCTCGGACTCGGCTTCAAGGATCTTAAAAAAATACGGCATAATCTGATTTACGTATCAATACATGGATACGGCCCTGGTCCGCTTCAGAACAGAAAATCCCTTGACTACCCCATAGAAGTGCATAGTGGTATGGCCTTCATGAACGGCCTGAAGAACCGCCCGCTTAGGGTCGGTGCCTCAGTTGTTGACATCTCTTCTGCCCTATTTGGAGTTGTAGGTGCTCTAGATGCTCTTTCTAAGAGGGGGGGAAGTGACGAAGCAAAAAAGATAGAAATCGGTTTATTCGAAACTGCTATGTTCCTTGTTGGGCAGCACATCGTGACCGAAGAGATGCTAGGAAAAGAGCTCGATCCTATTAATGAGAGTGGGTTTGCTTGGGGAATTTATGACTTTTTTAATACAAAGGATGGGAAAAAGATATTTATCGCGGTAACAACAGATAATCAGTGGAAGAAGTTCTGCCTTTCCTTTAACATGGGGTTTTGCGCCGAAAGGATTTACGAACACAATGATGGCAGATACCTCAACAGAGATACTCTGATACCAAGGATAGCTGAAAATATCAAGCGCCTCAATTCTTCAGACGTCATAGAAGTTCTTGAAAAAAACAACATCGTTTTCTCCATGCTTAAGAAACCATGGGAGCTTCTGGAAGACGATCAGGCAAAGGACAAGTTTGTCAGAGTTGATTACGATGGGAAAATACTAAGAGTACCTGCGACTCCAGTATACGGAAATGAATATACTGGCATGGTACCAGATTTAGGGGCGGACACTGATGCCGTGCTTAAGTCATTAGGTTACTCACAGGAAAAAATTGATCATCTAAGAAAAATAAGTACTTTACTTTGA
- a CDS encoding NAD(P)/FAD-dependent oxidoreductase has translation MGENGNSRYDVAIIGGGPSGTLAARKLSENGLKVIVLDKRIEIGAPDMCSDLINSRLLTETGVNADNILLDHINEITFASDKSGASFYMHSTPEKDVFNAVIAGDRFQKELASLAVEEGAAIEIRSEVKDILKEKDGYGLHVLKMGKYRNIQADYVINATGGIKPLLLNSGYHNAAEFDNFYFMYKREAYSTENQKPTIHVGTGDPRIIEYQMPVAKKWINYVSVDSVDMVKERSELYENSVTSGSEKIMALQNIDYGNGRFLNIGLASGLFNHFFFTSYNEAFSTAMAAADFIVESQGTENNSKIRKYEGRIEKRLTEEDRLSHLLTKTIMESRETAFESFMECLSGIELSEISVSEIFRKTAAKNIDVLALLMDAGGP, from the coding sequence ATGGGAGAGAATGGAAATTCCAGATACGATGTTGCCATTATAGGTGGTGGCCCATCCGGCACTTTAGCCGCTAGGAAGCTGAGTGAAAACGGCCTGAAAGTGATTGTGCTTGACAAAAGAATTGAGATCGGTGCTCCCGACATGTGCTCAGATCTCATAAATTCAAGGTTGCTAACGGAAACAGGAGTAAACGCAGATAACATATTACTTGACCACATTAATGAAATAACTTTTGCTTCTGATAAATCTGGGGCATCGTTTTACATGCATTCTACGCCAGAAAAAGATGTTTTCAATGCTGTCATAGCTGGAGATAGATTCCAGAAGGAACTGGCAAGTCTTGCAGTTGAAGAAGGAGCAGCAATTGAGATAAGATCAGAGGTCAAAGATATCCTGAAGGAAAAAGATGGTTACGGCCTACACGTCTTGAAGATGGGAAAGTACCGAAACATACAGGCGGATTATGTTATAAATGCCACAGGTGGAATAAAACCATTGCTACTGAATAGCGGCTATCACAATGCAGCAGAATTCGACAACTTTTACTTCATGTACAAGAGAGAGGCCTATTCTACAGAAAATCAAAAGCCCACTATTCACGTGGGTACCGGCGATCCAAGGATAATAGAATATCAGATGCCCGTAGCGAAAAAATGGATCAACTATGTTTCGGTTGACTCAGTGGATATGGTTAAAGAGAGAAGCGAACTTTATGAAAATAGCGTAACCTCTGGGAGTGAAAAAATTATGGCGTTGCAAAACATCGATTACGGAAACGGAAGATTCCTCAACATAGGATTAGCTTCTGGACTTTTCAACCACTTCTTTTTCACATCGTACAATGAAGCATTCTCCACAGCAATGGCTGCTGCTGATTTCATTGTGGAAAGCCAGGGAACAGAAAATAACAGCAAAATCAGAAAGTATGAAGGCCGAATTGAGAAGAGATTAACGGAGGAGGACAGGCTTTCACACTTATTGACCAAGACAATCATGGAGAGTAGAGAGACTGCATTTGAAAGCTTTATGGAGTGCCTTTCTGGTATCGAACTTAGTGAAATCTCTGTGAGTGAGATCTTTAGAAAAACAGCAGCTAAAAATATTGATGTCCTTGCGTTACTGATGGATGCTGGCGGACCGTAA
- a CDS encoding FAD-dependent oxidoreductase: MKDSYDYDIVVAGGGLSGTVAAAMAAKAGLKVIILDRNDQDNVGRKTISGWICGDAVAGSHIDYITRKLGVSFGKPELDREVDGVYAISPDLSTRFKFDGVGYTLDRPEFETKLLNIALKAGADYKPQFEVDGPLIESNRIVGVYGRDKDKNEIKFHSKVVIDALGVSTVIRRKLPENPYVDRTVDIDDLEYTGRYIYEFELDHTDLSYYDPDNALIHLNNEIAPGGYGWVFPKSDNKINIGLGVQKTSLEIRNKAMGRSDNLQSLIDQYVKWNPVFKNLKLFNKNNNGKGNWSVAVRRQMESLVYEGYLGAGDSMVMPNPISAGGIGPALISGVLAGENAALAVESRDTSVKAMWKYNLEFNEAYGKKTAGMEIFRIYLQSLNNKVLNYGMNKFLTTKEASDITLGLVPELSLASKFKFVLKGASNINAFRNLVFVMSKMKEMNAIYENYPKSPDEFISFKSRVKENIEDAKTRFKPNPV, translated from the coding sequence ATGAAAGACAGCTATGATTACGATATTGTGGTCGCTGGCGGGGGACTATCAGGTACCGTTGCAGCGGCAATGGCAGCTAAAGCTGGTTTGAAGGTAATAATTCTTGACAGGAATGATCAAGATAATGTGGGCCGAAAGACAATTTCCGGGTGGATATGTGGAGATGCTGTGGCCGGTTCTCATATAGATTATATAACAAGGAAGCTCGGGGTTTCTTTCGGAAAACCTGAACTGGACAGGGAAGTCGACGGCGTCTATGCCATATCACCAGATCTCTCCACTCGCTTCAAGTTTGATGGCGTTGGATATACCCTTGATAGGCCAGAGTTCGAAACTAAGCTTTTGAACATAGCTCTTAAAGCCGGTGCTGATTACAAACCCCAGTTCGAAGTAGACGGCCCATTAATTGAATCAAACAGGATCGTTGGCGTGTATGGGCGAGACAAGGATAAAAACGAGATTAAGTTTCACTCAAAGGTAGTCATCGATGCCTTAGGTGTATCGACTGTCATCAGGAGGAAACTTCCAGAAAATCCATATGTCGATAGAACCGTAGATATAGACGATCTGGAGTATACTGGCCGTTACATCTATGAATTCGAGCTTGATCATACAGATCTGAGTTACTACGATCCGGATAACGCTCTGATCCACTTAAACAACGAAATTGCACCTGGAGGTTATGGCTGGGTCTTTCCTAAGAGCGACAACAAGATCAACATAGGTCTAGGCGTCCAGAAAACAAGCCTGGAGATAAGAAACAAAGCTATGGGGCGCTCTGACAATCTTCAGAGCCTTATTGATCAGTACGTGAAATGGAATCCAGTATTCAAGAACCTGAAATTGTTCAACAAGAACAACAACGGTAAGGGAAACTGGTCCGTTGCCGTTAGAAGGCAGATGGAATCGCTTGTCTACGAAGGTTATCTCGGTGCCGGGGACAGCATGGTAATGCCCAACCCTATAAGCGCAGGCGGTATAGGCCCTGCACTCATTTCAGGGGTTCTGGCTGGAGAGAATGCAGCTCTCGCTGTAGAGAGCAGAGATACAAGCGTAAAAGCAATGTGGAAATATAACCTTGAGTTCAATGAAGCATATGGAAAGAAAACCGCTGGAATGGAGATATTCAGGATATACCTGCAGTCTCTTAACAACAAGGTCCTCAACTATGGAATGAATAAGTTTCTTACTACAAAGGAAGCTTCTGACATAACACTGGGTCTTGTTCCCGAACTTAGTCTTGCATCAAAGTTCAAGTTTGTCCTCAAGGGAGCAAGCAACATTAATGCTTTCAGAAACCTTGTTTTCGTCATGTCAAAAATGAAGGAAATGAACGCCATATACGAGAACTACCCGAAGAGTCCTGATGAGTTTATATCCTTTAAAAGCAGGGTAAAAGAAAACATAGAGGACGCGAAGACCAGGTTCAAGCCTAACCCCGTTTAG
- a CDS encoding endonuclease III: protein MNRKKAIETFPRIYKEIRKMSPPHHFEFRDPFWVLITTMLSHRTKDEVTDAAARGLYNKYRTAENLSSADVNDVKELIARVGFSNVKSGRIINAARLIVNEFGGKVPKNLEDMTRIPGVGRKTANVVLSDSMSIPAIAVDTHVQRISVRVGWSRSSDPEETERILEKIVPKKMWIGFNPTMVEFGKTICKPVHPLCKKCRINKYCEYYSGTKRG from the coding sequence TTGAACAGGAAAAAAGCAATTGAAACGTTTCCACGAATATACAAGGAAATAAGAAAGATGAGTCCACCTCATCATTTTGAATTCAGAGATCCATTCTGGGTTCTTATCACAACAATGCTTTCGCACAGGACGAAGGATGAGGTTACAGATGCCGCTGCAAGGGGCCTCTACAACAAATACAGAACTGCAGAAAACCTGAGCAGTGCAGATGTCAATGACGTAAAGGAACTGATAGCAAGAGTCGGATTCAGCAATGTTAAATCGGGGAGAATAATAAATGCTGCACGCTTAATTGTAAATGAATTTGGAGGAAAGGTTCCGAAAAACCTTGAAGACATGACCAGGATACCGGGAGTGGGCAGGAAGACCGCAAATGTTGTTCTCTCGGACTCCATGTCAATTCCGGCCATAGCCGTAGACACTCATGTTCAGAGAATAAGCGTCAGAGTAGGGTGGTCAAGATCATCTGACCCAGAGGAAACCGAACGTATTCTCGAAAAGATAGTGCCAAAAAAAATGTGGATTGGGTTCAACCCTACAATGGTGGAATTCGGAAAAACTATTTGCAAGCCAGTGCATCCGTTATGCAAAAAATGCAGGATAAACAAATATTGTGAATATTATAGCGGGACTAAACGGGGTTAG
- the carB gene encoding carbamoyl-phosphate synthase (glutamine-hydrolyzing) large subunit, producing MPIDRSIKTVLVLGSGPVIIGQAAEFDYSGSQACLSLKEEGVKVVLLNSNPATIQTDHEIADRVYIEPINVDSVLDIIEAEHVDAILPTMGGQTALNLAIELDKKHVLDSHGIRVLGTSIRSIEIAEDRRSFHDLMNRIGEPITSSVRLSKDSFKSGVEELKFIPAIVRTSFSLGGSGGLIVRDKDQLMRLCSDFFYAHPEEELELEESIEGLKEIEYEVVRDNEGNCVIVCNMENLDPMGVHTGESVVVTPSQTLSDMDYQMLRDASIKIVSAIGIRGACNVQFALDQDLNKYYVIEVNPRTSRSSALASKASGYPIARIATKIAIGYNLNEIINPITRSTYAAFEPSLDYVTVKIPRWPFDKFSTDRTIGVQMKSIGEVMGIGRTFEEAFMKAIASLDTPESGRILLSNHEHDLEFLLSQPSDLRIYAIIEALLHNMDPERIAKLSRIDSYFIEKLRNLTDRISRMKRGFIPSDLLEIKKLGIPDSVISVFTGISETDLVKKRFDGGILPVYKAIDTCSGEFEAKTPYFYSTYDQQDEFPPPADKKGTVLIIGSGPNRISQGLEFDYVSVKMIASLKKHGYRAVMINSNPETVSTDFDISDTLYFEPLTIEHVSNIVRRESPCRIIVQFSGQTGQNMAMPLQDIFGPDIFLGTSPENIEKIEDRTKFSRNLKFFGLKQPDFIIVNHMQEAVEVSQNIELPVIVRSSFIIGGRAMDIITDREILHERLANLFEDKPDSHILISKYIENATEIDVDFISNGRKSVICGILIHVEEAGTHSGDATMLMGPRIPDAKLVKRIQKIVDMLSREYDLTGLSNLQLAVKYGEIMIIELNARASRSVPFVCKATDIDWVNEAYYAIMEGKIRRIDKNNHGYFVKIPAFPFNRFLDVDAVLGPEMKSTGEAMLPGKTLEEAVAKYLKFHKISLHGNSVALISVRDEDKDQIVNIGKEFSNIGIQIFATPGTRKVLMENGVNCDVVYKMEDLRQPNVEDFILEHKPDIVINTPSLRSGPIRDGNQIRRLSVKYGIPLITNIKLATTTLIGASSVATKSREIRSYWNIEQEKSN from the coding sequence ATGCCGATTGACAGGAGCATAAAAACCGTCCTGGTCCTGGGTTCCGGCCCGGTCATCATTGGCCAGGCAGCAGAATTCGACTATTCTGGATCGCAGGCATGCCTTTCACTGAAGGAGGAGGGGGTCAAAGTCGTTCTCCTCAACTCTAATCCTGCAACCATTCAGACCGACCATGAGATAGCGGATCGCGTTTACATAGAACCGATAAATGTTGATTCTGTCTTGGATATAATAGAGGCTGAGCATGTCGACGCGATCCTTCCAACCATGGGTGGCCAGACTGCATTAAATCTCGCCATAGAACTGGACAAGAAACATGTTTTAGATAGCCACGGGATAAGAGTTCTGGGCACGTCGATAAGATCCATAGAGATCGCTGAGGATAGGAGAAGTTTTCATGACCTGATGAACAGAATAGGAGAGCCTATCACTTCTTCCGTCAGACTCAGCAAAGATTCTTTTAAATCCGGGGTTGAAGAACTAAAATTCATTCCCGCTATTGTAAGAACCTCGTTTTCACTTGGCGGATCAGGAGGACTTATCGTCAGAGACAAGGATCAATTAATGAGATTATGCTCTGACTTTTTCTATGCGCACCCTGAAGAGGAACTCGAACTGGAAGAATCCATAGAGGGGCTCAAGGAGATTGAATACGAGGTAGTAAGGGATAATGAAGGCAATTGCGTGATCGTTTGCAACATGGAAAACCTCGATCCGATGGGCGTTCATACGGGTGAGAGTGTTGTTGTTACGCCTTCTCAGACATTGAGCGACATGGACTACCAGATGCTCAGAGACGCGTCCATAAAAATAGTTTCAGCTATAGGCATAAGGGGCGCATGCAATGTCCAGTTCGCACTCGATCAAGACCTCAATAAATACTACGTTATAGAGGTCAACCCGAGGACTTCCAGATCATCCGCTCTTGCATCCAAGGCAAGCGGATACCCAATCGCACGTATAGCAACAAAGATTGCGATTGGTTATAACCTTAATGAAATCATCAATCCGATAACAAGGTCGACATATGCTGCGTTTGAGCCGTCGCTTGATTATGTTACTGTAAAGATTCCAAGATGGCCATTCGACAAGTTTTCCACTGACAGGACGATAGGCGTACAGATGAAATCCATAGGCGAGGTTATGGGCATTGGAAGGACGTTCGAAGAAGCGTTCATGAAAGCTATCGCTTCCCTCGACACACCCGAATCCGGCCGCATCCTTCTATCGAACCACGAGCATGATCTTGAGTTTTTATTGTCCCAACCATCGGACCTTAGAATTTATGCCATAATCGAGGCGCTGCTCCATAATATGGATCCGGAGAGGATCGCAAAACTTTCAAGAATAGATTCTTATTTCATAGAAAAGCTTAGGAATCTCACCGATAGAATTTCAAGAATGAAACGTGGTTTCATTCCTTCCGACCTCCTGGAGATCAAGAAACTTGGAATCCCGGATTCTGTAATATCTGTATTCACTGGCATATCTGAGACCGATCTCGTGAAGAAAAGATTCGATGGGGGCATTCTTCCAGTCTATAAGGCCATAGATACATGTTCCGGTGAGTTTGAGGCAAAGACGCCTTACTTCTATTCTACATACGATCAGCAGGACGAGTTCCCACCCCCGGCAGACAAAAAAGGAACCGTGCTAATAATCGGATCCGGACCAAACAGGATATCGCAGGGCTTGGAGTTTGATTATGTCTCCGTAAAGATGATAGCTTCACTAAAGAAACATGGCTACAGGGCGGTGATGATAAACAGCAACCCAGAAACAGTTTCAACTGACTTTGACATATCAGACACGCTCTACTTTGAGCCATTGACGATCGAACATGTGTCAAATATAGTACGGAGAGAAAGCCCATGCAGGATTATTGTGCAGTTTTCAGGTCAGACGGGACAGAACATGGCTATGCCACTGCAGGATATATTCGGTCCAGATATTTTTCTTGGCACGTCTCCAGAGAATATTGAGAAGATCGAGGACAGAACGAAATTCTCAAGGAACTTGAAATTTTTTGGACTGAAACAGCCTGATTTCATAATAGTTAACCACATGCAGGAAGCCGTCGAAGTATCTCAAAACATAGAGTTACCCGTTATTGTCAGGAGCAGCTTTATCATAGGCGGAAGGGCAATGGACATAATCACGGATAGGGAAATCCTTCACGAAAGGCTCGCCAACTTGTTTGAAGATAAACCAGATTCCCACATACTCATAAGCAAGTATATAGAAAACGCCACGGAGATCGACGTTGATTTTATCTCGAACGGAAGAAAATCGGTAATATGTGGAATTTTGATTCATGTTGAGGAAGCAGGTACACATTCCGGGGATGCAACGATGCTGATGGGGCCGAGGATACCGGATGCAAAACTTGTAAAGCGCATTCAGAAGATTGTAGACATGCTTTCCAGGGAGTACGATCTGACTGGACTTTCAAACCTGCAACTGGCAGTTAAGTATGGCGAAATTATGATCATAGAGCTGAACGCCAGAGCGAGCCGATCTGTACCCTTTGTATGCAAAGCGACAGACATAGACTGGGTCAATGAGGCATATTACGCAATAATGGAGGGAAAAATAAGAAGAATAGATAAGAACAACCATGGATACTTTGTTAAGATTCCGGCATTTCCTTTCAACAGATTCCTTGACGTTGATGCTGTCCTAGGTCCGGAGATGAAATCCACAGGGGAAGCCATGCTTCCCGGAAAAACCCTTGAAGAGGCTGTTGCAAAATACCTAAAATTCCACAAGATATCGCTACATGGAAATTCTGTTGCGCTCATATCAGTTAGAGACGAGGATAAGGATCAGATCGTGAATATCGGAAAAGAGTTTTCAAATATTGGCATCCAGATCTTCGCCACACCCGGAACAAGAAAAGTCTTGATGGAAAATGGTGTTAATTGCGATGTGGTCTATAAGATGGAGGATTTACGCCAGCCAAACGTTGAAGATTTCATCCTGGAGCATAAGCCTGATATCGTGATAAATACGCCATCGCTTCGCTCTGGTCCTATCCGGGATGGAAACCAGATAAGGAGGCTGTCGGTGAAATACGGGATACCGTTGATAACAAACATAAAACTTGCAACGACGACCCTCATCGGGGCGAGCAGTGTTGCTACGAAGAGCAGAGAAATAAGGAGCTACTGGAACATTGAACAGGAAAAAAGCAATTGA
- the carA gene encoding glutamine-hydrolyzing carbamoyl-phosphate synthase small subunit: protein MKRFLVLQDGSIFEGTGYGYTGERYGELVFTTSMTGYLESLSDPSYRNQILIFASPTIGNYPLEHGREESSEAQVSGLVTKDAHAILKSGVGWDSFNDYLIRNHVPGIDMIDTRALVRRIRDRGVERAYITSYPELKREFEDPMAEDVVSKVSCKKAYGVNTDSKYKILYIDVGTKKSLLNEISKIADLYVVPYNYNFSELEWNYDAVFISNGPGDPSHESLRNVVEFIKDKSGTVPIFGVCLGHQLISLAFGAKTVKMKFGHRGSNHAVSAGNKILITTHNHGYAVDEASMKSTGLQVTQKDVNDGTVEGLKHAFLPIYSIQYHPEASPGPHDARVFFEFIQKEVAKRHAD, encoded by the coding sequence ATGAAGCGCTTTCTTGTGCTTCAGGATGGATCAATATTTGAAGGTACTGGATATGGATATACGGGGGAGAGATACGGTGAGCTTGTTTTTACAACCTCAATGACTGGTTACCTCGAATCCTTATCGGATCCATCATACAGGAATCAGATACTCATTTTTGCATCTCCAACTATAGGAAATTACCCCCTTGAACATGGAAGAGAGGAAAGCTCCGAGGCTCAAGTATCTGGCCTCGTAACAAAGGATGCCCATGCAATTCTAAAATCCGGGGTAGGTTGGGATTCATTCAATGATTACCTCATAAGGAATCATGTGCCAGGGATAGACATGATCGACACCAGAGCCCTTGTCCGAAGAATTCGAGACAGGGGTGTAGAAAGAGCGTACATAACATCCTATCCGGAACTAAAAAGAGAGTTCGAAGACCCGATGGCGGAAGATGTTGTGTCAAAAGTTTCATGCAAGAAGGCTTACGGTGTCAACACGGATTCAAAGTATAAGATTCTCTACATAGACGTTGGGACAAAGAAAAGCCTCCTGAACGAGATTTCTAAAATTGCAGATCTCTATGTTGTACCATACAATTATAACTTTTCTGAACTTGAGTGGAATTACGATGCTGTCTTCATATCCAACGGCCCAGGTGACCCAAGCCACGAATCCCTGAGGAATGTGGTAGAATTTATAAAGGATAAATCAGGAACGGTACCAATATTTGGTGTCTGCTTAGGGCACCAACTCATTTCACTTGCCTTTGGCGCGAAGACTGTGAAGATGAAGTTTGGACACAGAGGATCAAACCATGCTGTGTCCGCCGGGAACAAGATTCTGATAACGACACACAATCATGGCTATGCAGTGGATGAAGCATCCATGAAATCCACGGGGCTACAGGTCACGCAGAAGGATGTAAATGATGGTACCGTTGAAGGCCTGAAGCACGCATTTTTGCCCATATATTCAATTCAATACCATCCTGAGGCTTCTCCCGGACCGCATGACGCGAGGGTTTTCTTTGAATTTATTCAAAAGGAGGTAGCAAAGCGGCATGCCGATTGA
- a CDS encoding DUF6159 family protein, producing MFERMKAGWRLARQVRESVSRSKSLFYYPLISGIVAIAVFAFTFVSLFISFPLNFTVGGSVEIYILSLLVAYIVVGFVSTLILLAMLIAYRANNSGSPVSLREAFGRAWAYRLQALEWALFYTMLVVILRIIESRLRGIAQLVIGAVGSMMIAIATFFAIPSILDNKSGPIKAVKESVSTITRNFGTTFGGVAYVDLYTLIFTLGGFALLLLGIFLISVALPVFILVALIIAGIALMAFGVVLNYTYMNVLKLVLFDYINGKGLPEGFNEDDIKSAIKRKKSRTMFNLSSGQSEF from the coding sequence ATGTTTGAAAGGATGAAAGCTGGCTGGAGATTGGCAAGGCAAGTAAGAGAAAGCGTCTCCAGAAGCAAGAGTCTGTTTTACTATCCTCTGATATCAGGTATTGTTGCCATAGCTGTATTTGCATTTACATTCGTTTCTCTTTTTATTTCATTTCCACTGAATTTTACTGTCGGCGGTTCTGTAGAAATCTACATATTGTCCCTTCTGGTGGCCTACATAGTTGTAGGCTTCGTCTCAACGCTAATACTTCTTGCAATGCTCATCGCATATCGTGCTAATAACTCGGGAAGTCCAGTATCACTGAGAGAGGCTTTTGGCAGGGCATGGGCCTACAGGCTTCAGGCCCTAGAATGGGCACTGTTCTACACAATGCTGGTAGTCATACTCAGGATAATTGAATCACGATTAAGAGGGATCGCTCAGCTCGTGATAGGTGCTGTGGGATCAATGATGATAGCGATTGCGACATTTTTTGCCATACCATCGATACTTGACAATAAATCTGGGCCTATTAAAGCCGTGAAAGAGAGCGTATCTACCATCACGAGAAATTTTGGAACAACGTTTGGAGGTGTCGCCTATGTCGATCTCTACACCCTAATATTTACACTCGGTGGCTTTGCTCTGTTATTGCTTGGAATTTTCCTCATATCCGTTGCACTTCCAGTCTTTATCTTGGTGGCCCTCATAATCGCAGGGATTGCACTTATGGCTTTTGGGGTTGTCCTTAATTACACTTACATGAACGTTCTTAAGCTTGTGCTCTTTGATTACATAAACGGAAAAGGTCTTCCTGAAGGTTTCAATGAAGACGACATAAAGTCTGCAATAAAGAGGAAGAAATCACGCACTATGTTCAATCTATCCAGCGGACAATCAGAATTTTAA
- a CDS encoding glycine C-acetyltransferase, whose translation MVSKGLDWVSREIEELKSSGRFIPIKILQSSQGAWVKIDGKDMLNMCSNNYLGLANDPRVKKAAIDAIEEYGVGAGAVRSIAGTEEIHVKLEEKVAKFKHMESALVYQGGLLANTGTIPVLVGKEDVVFSEELNHASIIDGVRLSSAQRVVYKHLDMNDLEKKLMEASGNSGKKLVISDGVFSMDGDITPLPEIIENSEKYGAMSYVDDAHGEGVLGDHGRGICDYFKVSDKIDIEMGTFSKAIGSMGGFVAGSNDLIEYLKRKSRPFLFSSALNAGDAAAVLKSIEILESDDSLVRKLWENSDYLKKGLSEAGFNTGHSKTPITPVMVGDEKKTLELSDRLFREKNVFASPIVYPTVPSGTARIRLMPSALHSKKDLDYAISSFSDIGKKLGITK comes from the coding sequence ATGGTTTCCAAAGGACTTGATTGGGTAAGCAGGGAAATTGAGGAACTGAAGAGTTCAGGAAGATTCATACCGATAAAGATCTTGCAGAGCTCTCAGGGAGCTTGGGTTAAGATTGATGGAAAAGACATGCTAAACATGTGCTCGAACAATTATCTCGGCTTAGCTAATGATCCAAGAGTTAAGAAGGCAGCCATTGACGCGATCGAGGAATATGGTGTCGGCGCAGGCGCAGTAAGATCTATAGCAGGCACTGAAGAAATACATGTTAAGCTCGAAGAAAAGGTTGCGAAGTTCAAACATATGGAATCTGCACTTGTATATCAGGGTGGATTGCTCGCAAACACTGGTACGATACCTGTCCTTGTTGGAAAAGAAGATGTTGTTTTCAGCGAAGAACTCAACCATGCGAGTATAATCGACGGTGTCAGGTTAAGTTCGGCACAGAGAGTTGTGTATAAGCACCTTGATATGAATGATCTTGAAAAAAAATTAATGGAAGCTTCGGGAAATTCCGGAAAAAAGCTGGTCATATCCGACGGAGTTTTTAGCATGGACGGAGACATAACACCGCTACCAGAAATCATTGAAAATTCCGAAAAATATGGTGCCATGAGTTATGTTGATGATGCCCATGGGGAAGGAGTTCTCGGCGATCATGGAAGAGGCATATGCGACTATTTCAAGGTTTCAGACAAGATAGATATTGAAATGGGTACCTTTTCGAAGGCGATAGGATCAATGGGAGGATTCGTTGCTGGCAGCAATGACCTCATAGAATACCTTAAGAGAAAGTCCAGACCATTCCTTTTCAGCAGCGCGCTTAATGCTGGTGATGCAGCTGCGGTTCTAAAATCAATAGAGATCTTGGAGAGCGACGATTCCCTGGTCAGAAAGCTCTGGGAAAATTCCGACTACCTTAAGAAGGGCCTCAGCGAAGCCGGATTCAACACAGGACACAGTAAAACACCGATTACGCCTGTCATGGTTGGAGACGAGAAAAAGACCCTGGAATTAAGCGATCGGCTTTTTAGGGAAAAGAATGTTTTTGCATCACCGATTGTGTACCCGACCGTCCCATCTGGAACAGCTAGAATAAGGTTGATGCCTTCGGCTCTGCATTCGAAAAAGGATCTTGATTATGCAATCTCATCATTTTCCGATATAGGAAAAAAACTCGGGATAACTAAATGA